DNA from Qingrenia yutianensis:
CGTTGCGAACATCTGCGCAAACGCGGCGAACAGGGCTTTTTTTAAGCTTAACGCAACTACCGCGTCGCTCAAAGACGTGCGCGATATTGCCGACAAAATCGACAGTTACCCCGGCGGAATTTTGCTTTATCTCGACGAAATTCAAAATTTTAATAAAAAACAGCAGCAGTCGCTTTTGGAATATATCGAAAACGGCAAAATCACGCTGATTGCAAGCACTACCGAAAATCCGCATTTTTACGTTTACAATGCGATTTTGTCGCGTTCAACCGTGCTGGAATTTAAAAACATATCGCCCGACGAAATCAAAAAGGCGGTAATCCGTGCGGTGAAAGGCGTTGCAGGTGATTATCCCGACAGAAAAGTGACATTTTCGGACGAGGCAGTCGACCACATCGCAAACGCGAGCGGAGGCGACGTGCGAAAGGCGCTTAATGCCGTTGAAGTGTGCGTTTTGTCGCAGAGTTACAGTATGAACGAGGAAATTTCGGTCACGCTTGACGCTGCGGTTGACTGCACGCAGACGGGTTCGTTTGCGCACGATAAAAACGGCGACGGGCATTACGACGTTATAAGCGCGTTTCAAAAGTCAATCCGCGGAAGTGACGCGGACGCCGGAATTTACTATCTCGCGCGTCTGCTTGCCGGCGGTGACCTCATCACCGCGTGCAGGAGGCTTTTGGTTATCGCGTCGGAGGACGTGGGACTTGCGTATCCGAACGCGGTTGTCATCACCAAAGCGTGCGTGGACAGCGCGCTCCAGTTAGGACTTCCCGAGGCGCGTATTCCTCTTGCCGAGGCGGTTATTCTGCTTGCAAATTCGCCCAAGTCAAACTCCGCAATCTGCGCGATTGACGAGGCTATGCACGAGGTGGAAACCGCCGATACGGGCAGTGTTCCGCTCCATCTTAAAGATAGCCACTACAAGGGCGCGGTATCTCTCGGGCGCGGTGTGGAATACAAATATCCGCACAATTATGAGAACGCGTATGTTCCCCAGCAGTATTTGCCCGACAAAATCAAAAACAGAAAATATTACATTCCGCGGAACAACAAAACGGAAAATTCGTTTAAAGCATATCTCGAAAAAATCAAAGGGAGCGGTAAATGATGAAAATTTATACCAAAACGGGCGACGGGGGTTACAGCGATATTTTGGGCAAACGCGTGAAAAAATCGGATAAGATTTTCGCGCTTGTCGGCACGGTTGACAAGCTTAACGCGGTGTTGAGCCTCGGCGTGAATTTTTGCGCAGACGATAAAGTGAAAAGCGAGATTTTGGCTTTGCAAAGCGAAATTGTAAAGCTTAACGGAAAAATTTCGGGATACGGCGAGTTTGATTTTGACGTGTCGCAGTTTGAAGAAAGAATAGATTTTTACAGTGAAAAAACGGTCGGATTTTCGCTTTATAATATGCCTCAAAAAAGGGACAGCTCATTTTTTAATCTTGCGCGCACAATCTGCCGTGACGCGGAGCGCACTGCGGTGGAAATTGGCAGCGAAAACACCGGTTTGATACGGTATTTAAACAGAATGTCCGACTACCTTTATGCGGTCGGAAAATATCTTGACATTTAGCGGAGAAAAAATATGAAAAAAACGGCGGTTGTAACAGGCGCGTCGCGCGGAATAGGCAGGGCGGCGGCGATTGCGCTTGCAAAAGATTTTAACGTTGTTGTAAATTGCAGAAAAAATATTGACCTTGCGCGTAAAACCGCAGAGGAAATTATAAAAAACGGCGGAAGCGCGCTTGTTTACAGGGCTGATGTTTCGGTATTTGACGAGGCGCACGC
Protein-coding regions in this window:
- a CDS encoding replication-associated recombination protein A, coding for MNIPLAERMRPTRLDDVVGQTHLIGEGKILTNILKTGKIPNMIFYGPSGTGKTTVANICANAANRAFFKLNATTASLKDVRDIADKIDSYPGGILLYLDEIQNFNKKQQQSLLEYIENGKITLIASTTENPHFYVYNAILSRSTVLEFKNISPDEIKKAVIRAVKGVAGDYPDRKVTFSDEAVDHIANASGGDVRKALNAVEVCVLSQSYSMNEEISVTLDAAVDCTQTGSFAHDKNGDGHYDVISAFQKSIRGSDADAGIYYLARLLAGGDLITACRRLLVIASEDVGLAYPNAVVITKACVDSALQLGLPEARIPLAEAVILLANSPKSNSAICAIDEAMHEVETADTGSVPLHLKDSHYKGAVSLGRGVEYKYPHNYENAYVPQQYLPDKIKNRKYYIPRNNKTENSFKAYLEKIKGSGK
- a CDS encoding ATP:cob(I)alamin adenosyltransferase, yielding MMKIYTKTGDGGYSDILGKRVKKSDKIFALVGTVDKLNAVLSLGVNFCADDKVKSEILALQSEIVKLNGKISGYGEFDFDVSQFEERIDFYSEKTVGFSLYNMPQKRDSSFFNLARTICRDAERTAVEIGSENTGLIRYLNRMSDYLYAVGKYLDI